The region TAAGATCGCCCAGAACAATAACTCGCTGATCGGAATGCAGCTGGACGGCTACCGAAAAGTCAAGGAAGGGATCACTACCGTCGAAGAAGTGATTCACGCGACGGGAGATATCGTCTACTAAAACCTCGACGTCATAAGCCATGCAAACGTTCGCCTATCAAGCCAAAGACAAGCTCGGAAATCTTCACGATAGCTCTATCGATGCCGATAGCGTCGAAGAAGCACGCGCGGTGTTGGCCAGCGATGGTTTGCAGCTAATTTCGATCGAAGAGGAAGGGGGCTTTGGCTTCTCGCTCAGTGGTAGCCGAATTACCAAAGCCGACATCATCTATATGACCAGTCAGCTGTCGGTGATGATCGAAACCGGCATCAACCTTTCAACGGCATTGGACGGCATTGCTTCGCAGGAAAAGAATGAAGCATTAAAGAAGCGGATTCTCGACCTCAAGCGTGAAGTGGAAGGTGGCGAAGATTTTTCGTCGGTGCTTTCGCGCTATCCGAAGTACTTCGACCAAACCTATATCGCATTGATTCGTGCCAGTGAACAAACCGGTATGATGGGCGAGATGCTCGAAAAGATTGCCCTGTATCTTCGCAAAGAAGCAGAGACCAAAGGTAAGATCCGTGCGGCGCTCGCCTATCCCGCGGTGATGATCTTACTGGCGTGTAGCGTGACGATCTTTCTGTTGACGTTTGTGCTGCCAAAGTTTGAACCGCTCTTCAACCGGAAGGGAGTCAAACTGCCTGGCCCTACGATCTTCATGATGACCGCCTCCGACTTTCTGCTGAACTACTGGATGTATTGGGTGCCGGCATTAATTGCGGTCGGCATCGCGTTCTTCCTTTTCCGCCGTAGCGAAACAGGGCGAAGAACCATTGATACGGTCAAGCTGAACATCCCGATCATCGGCCCTATGATTCGCAAGGTGACCATCGCACGAAGTCTTAACACACTGGGAACATTGGTCCGTAGCGACGTGCCGATGTTGCAATCTTTAGAGCTCACTTCCCAAGTCTGCAACAACGCGAAGTACTCGCAGATGTGGATGAACGTGATCGATTCGGTTACCTCCGGCAGTCAAATTCACGAATGTCTGCGAAAGAGCAATCTTGTCCCAGCGACGATCATTCAAATGATTGCTGCCGGGGAAGAGACCGGGCGACTGGACGATGTGCTGGAAAAAGTGAGTAGCCACTACGAACACGACGTCGATCTTTCCATCAAGACGACGACCAGCTTGATCGAACCAATCATGATTGCAGTGATGGGGATTGTCGTCGGTGGGATTGCCCTCGCTCTGCTGATGCCGATCTTCTCGCTCAGCCGCAACGTGTAACGCGCAAGCACGTGGCAGCAGCATCGTGCATGCCACCACTCCGGTCGAGGGGGAATTCTGCTGGCACGCAGGCGGAGAGATCGCTTGACCGTTACAACTTAACATTCGCGTCGCGATGCCAGCATGGGGAAGTCCATTTCGTCGTACAGATCGCCGGGATGGTGTCCGATTCTTCTACGGTCGATTCTCTTTCCTCGGCCAGGATTCCTTCATGAGCACATCGGTTCGTATTTCGAATATTGTTGACGAGCTTTGCCGCCGCCAAGATCAGGTGCTGAAGGAACTGGATACGCTCGATCAGCAAATCGAACAAGTTCTCAAGTCGCTTGCCCCAAAACCGGAACCGGTTCCTGTACCCGTTACCGTTCAAGCCGACCGAAAAGCGGCCTAGCAACTACTCTCGATCCAGCTTTCCAGATCGATTGATCGCCATCACCAAGCGAAAACCGAGTGCAAAACTGATCACCAGGCCGATTGCCCCGGGGATCGAAATGTCTTGCATTTGCAGCCAGGCTTCCTCTTTGAAGAGCAGGGGAGGGACATCTGAGCTGAGCATCTGCGACGAGCCAATAAAGAGCGCCGCCGTCATAATGCCCATCACCATACGGTTGACCGAGGGCTCGAGTCGGCGGTGATCCAAGTGGATGTCAAACTTGCCGACACGGACGAGTTCTAAGATCTCGCTGATTCGCCGGGGCATCACTTCGGCCAAGCGTTCCAGTTCGTTGTACATCCGCCATAACTTCCGCAGTCGACGAGACGGCGAGAACCGTTTCATCATGATGCGACGGCGATGTTTATGGAACAACTCACCGAGACTGAACTGCGGGTTCAGCATTCGCCCGGTGCCATCCAACATCATCATCGTCTTGAGAAGCATAGTGACCTGCGGAGGCAATTGGATGCGATAATTCCGCACGATCTTGAACATTTCGTTCACGGCGTCGGCAAAGTTCAGCCCGTCAAGCTGCTGATTGGCGAAGTCGGAAACGAAGTCGTTGGCGTCACGACGGAGCGAGCGTTCATCCAAGTCAGGTGGGGTCGATCCTATTCGCATGATGGTCGCTGTCAGCAAGTCGGCGTCGCGACTGGTGATTCCCATCAATAGGTCTTCAATATCTTCTCGTAAGCGATCATCGATGCGCCCGACCATACCGTAATCAAGCAGGCCGATCACGTCGCCT is a window of Bremerella sp. TYQ1 DNA encoding:
- a CDS encoding type II secretion system F family protein, whose amino-acid sequence is MQTFAYQAKDKLGNLHDSSIDADSVEEARAVLASDGLQLISIEEEGGFGFSLSGSRITKADIIYMTSQLSVMIETGINLSTALDGIASQEKNEALKKRILDLKREVEGGEDFSSVLSRYPKYFDQTYIALIRASEQTGMMGEMLEKIALYLRKEAETKGKIRAALAYPAVMILLACSVTIFLLTFVLPKFEPLFNRKGVKLPGPTIFMMTASDFLLNYWMYWVPALIAVGIAFFLFRRSETGRRTIDTVKLNIPIIGPMIRKVTIARSLNTLGTLVRSDVPMLQSLELTSQVCNNAKYSQMWMNVIDSVTSGSQIHECLRKSNLVPATIIQMIAAGEETGRLDDVLEKVSSHYEHDVDLSIKTTTSLIEPIMIAVMGIVVGGIALALLMPIFSLSRNV